The Agarilytica rhodophyticola genome has a window encoding:
- a CDS encoding alpha/beta fold hydrolase codes for MEKVEVELDSASMISLIYETAEHVELWPKLLETCSQDLQKHLELYDDGKTMSSTEEELNIHVQRALRMNLRIDQMQSEIGTTKNLLDSLPMAVITVSEDARVENLNRLARKVVSESQFLSLHNNTVVADNQANTKKLLDIIAFALGKEKPQSQQRTLKLGTGKNSVSIFAVETANKLEGDGATLCTLFVVTNFLLDDSLVTQLYDMYQLTPAEAKVALMLTSGDSLTQIADNNGVSQNTVRNQLKSIFAKTNTKRQPELVSLIWSTPTVVADKNLLSTGVHKSISIDDEQYKSLELRDGRALRYFEVGDPLGKPVLYVHEIVVWDWWNLVGLDNIGRLGIKLIVPCRPGFSGSSADPHVSIESWAKDVDELLTHLDLQRFYLLGHSSGGPYAAGIAHFLKEKCIALSLVSSMAPIIHLSDIKFVKPPMSRLLMGFAKNTPRIYRTFFNTVLKTAFANSLDYIQMYVQNWSEYDRKLATQKNVLDSITRCFRQAVKSDPFGLINESIVLTKPWGFELQELAVPTYIWRGEDDRAVPQNLAEKLFSIPGHQARTIPRGGHLIIYYHWQGIIESMIRQHHSVSKTGVFPAVSVSETDKLSLTI; via the coding sequence ATGGAGAAAGTTGAAGTCGAACTTGATTCGGCATCAATGATCAGTCTTATCTACGAAACGGCAGAGCATGTTGAGCTGTGGCCAAAGCTGCTTGAAACCTGCTCGCAGGATTTGCAGAAGCATCTAGAGCTTTACGATGACGGTAAGACTATGAGCTCCACTGAAGAGGAACTCAATATTCATGTTCAGCGTGCGCTGCGAATGAATCTTCGCATTGACCAGATGCAAAGTGAGATTGGTACGACCAAAAACCTACTTGATTCTCTACCGATGGCAGTGATAACCGTCAGCGAAGACGCGCGAGTGGAAAACCTCAACCGCCTTGCAAGAAAGGTTGTGTCTGAATCGCAATTTCTAAGCCTTCACAACAACACTGTGGTCGCGGATAACCAAGCAAATACTAAAAAGTTACTGGATATTATTGCTTTCGCTTTAGGGAAAGAGAAGCCTCAAAGCCAACAGCGAACCCTCAAATTAGGTACAGGTAAAAACAGTGTTTCTATCTTTGCAGTAGAAACAGCAAATAAGCTTGAGGGGGACGGGGCGACCTTATGTACACTATTTGTGGTAACCAACTTTCTTTTAGACGATTCTTTAGTAACTCAACTTTACGATATGTATCAGCTTACCCCAGCAGAAGCTAAAGTTGCACTCATGTTAACCAGTGGAGATTCACTAACCCAGATTGCTGATAATAATGGCGTTAGCCAAAATACGGTTCGCAACCAGCTGAAGTCTATTTTTGCGAAGACGAATACCAAACGCCAGCCTGAACTGGTAAGTTTAATTTGGTCTACTCCCACCGTGGTTGCCGATAAAAACCTGTTGTCTACGGGTGTTCACAAAAGTATTTCTATCGATGATGAGCAATATAAGTCCTTAGAGTTAAGAGACGGGCGAGCGTTACGCTACTTTGAAGTAGGTGATCCACTGGGGAAGCCGGTACTTTATGTACATGAGATAGTGGTATGGGATTGGTGGAACCTTGTGGGTCTTGATAATATCGGACGTCTTGGTATCAAGCTTATCGTTCCATGTCGCCCTGGTTTTAGCGGCTCGTCTGCAGATCCTCATGTCTCAATCGAATCTTGGGCGAAGGATGTGGATGAACTTTTAACACATCTAGATTTACAGAGGTTTTATTTACTGGGGCATTCCTCTGGTGGCCCATACGCTGCGGGTATCGCCCATTTTTTAAAAGAGAAATGCATTGCTTTGAGCTTAGTAAGTAGCATGGCTCCGATCATACATTTGTCTGATATTAAGTTTGTTAAACCACCAATGTCCCGTTTACTTATGGGCTTTGCTAAAAATACTCCGCGTATTTACCGCACTTTTTTTAATACAGTATTAAAAACAGCATTTGCCAACTCGCTTGATTATATTCAAATGTACGTACAAAACTGGTCCGAATATGACCGCAAGCTGGCAACCCAAAAAAATGTGCTCGATAGTATAACGCGCTGTTTCCGCCAGGCCGTTAAGTCTGATCCATTTGGTTTGATTAATGAGTCTATTGTCTTAACCAAGCCTTGGGGCTTTGAATTACAAGAGCTTGCCGTGCCGACATACATATGGCGTGGGGAAGATGATCGAGCGGTGCCGCAAAACCTTGCCGAAAAATTATTTTCTATTCCCGGTCATCAAGCTCGTACTATACCAAGGGGCGGCCATCTTATTATCTACTATCATTGGCAGGGCATCATCGAGTCTATGATTCGTCAGCATCACTCTGTATCAAAGACGGGTGTCTTTCCTGCTGTATCAGTCTCAGAGACTGATAAGTTATCACTCACGATTTAA
- a CDS encoding outer membrane beta-barrel protein: MFVKRFLLPLMVSSAPLLCQQTMAGEAFIMPEVGRTEIKFKPDVVLPGFDTEVLGGAVGFVAGYKFDSNFFVGASHSFSSNDSFFETFDHYDLREFGFTAGYALHISEHFRIVPAVGFNSYTIDFDEGRLFNPGEEDSREIDGEDFYWRINVEIPFTELIQMNFAYIDGDYDFGDTSSLRVGLKLSF; encoded by the coding sequence ATGTTTGTAAAAAGATTTTTATTACCGCTAATGGTAAGTAGTGCGCCTTTATTGTGTCAGCAAACTATGGCTGGCGAAGCCTTTATTATGCCTGAAGTAGGAAGAACTGAAATTAAGTTCAAACCAGACGTTGTATTACCAGGGTTTGATACGGAGGTTTTAGGCGGAGCAGTCGGCTTCGTTGCAGGCTATAAGTTTGATAGTAATTTCTTTGTTGGCGCTAGCCATTCTTTTTCGTCAAACGATAGTTTCTTTGAAACCTTTGATCACTACGACTTACGCGAGTTTGGTTTCACAGCAGGTTACGCTTTGCATATATCAGAGCATTTTCGTATTGTGCCTGCTGTGGGTTTTAATTCTTACACTATCGATTTCGACGAAGGACGCCTTTTTAATCCCGGTGAGGAAGACTCCCGAGAAATTGACGGTGAAGATTTTTATTGGCGAATCAACGTCGAAATTCCATTTACTGAACTGATACAAATGAACTTTGCTTACATTGATGGAGACTATGATTTTGGTGACACTTCGTCCCTTAGGGTAGGGCTTAAACTTTCGTTTTAA
- a CDS encoding TonB-dependent receptor — MKKNYLSQCITSATASMISATLMASPVFAQSSDNNASSVEEVIVTINRREQSLQNFAGTAQAFSQDDLAKAGVGADFQSLQAVVPGLQISFNEGFQEIYIRGIGTQANGPSSDQPTAVHYNGAYIPKTRGLGPVMFDLERIEVNQGPQGTLRGRNATAGSINILPKLPELDNLGGKFTLGVGNYDSQEIEAALNIPLNDTVATRFAYFAREHDDYYSNAGLGEGPDNVQGTGSEDEEALRWSLLWETELFSGNFVYDHMTMGGSGFPGQFGGQLFSTGQTIDDLDDPWNQFFQTQGRVDNVIDSFVLTLNFDFGLVGAELIGSYREFEGLTVNPRRPFQYGFATDQIQNVDDIINVGRWANDNYNTNWISDINETSTVELRFFSNDDESALYWTAGIFISDESADEFRWDTSDRATGLTNLGGPDLTNADAESFSVYADATYELTDTFRVKGGVRYTDEEKTFDWWEAQVNIGNLADITDLDGDGNISEVYNDLDSSFLRLSTPGFDLVRAGDQTLSDPRAAGLNANDFVNSFVSRFGGRDTWGDILAAHAAAGTPLDVASGVISTTFTSPSGSGIFNGVYEDDYINWRLGFEWDSDRAGLVYGTVSTGTRAGGVNTPVFNAAGEPLAQTFDPEELTAFELGSKNTFDFNNMSMTLNLAAFYYQYDDQVFQVGVAGDGGFDPNATNVAANLQQVSVNVGKSEIIGLTIDGSLDMPAGFNLGWNILLNEAEIKEGTTLDGRQTTQTIDINGVPTQVGAPNIDVSGNPLINASDVTAVINFGQDINVGWGSVDWTLTASYRSSFHATPFANRGYNNLGEEIPLEQMITCCGSASADAFGDGRFFNDEVDATLIWNASAGTNFGDNGQYRLEAYVQNLTEEGYAQKQIINHFVNIAFINTPRTAGIRFKTEF; from the coding sequence ATGAAAAAAAACTATTTGTCCCAATGCATTACTAGCGCTACTGCAAGTATGATATCCGCAACACTGATGGCTTCACCGGTGTTTGCTCAATCATCAGATAATAATGCGTCTTCAGTGGAAGAGGTTATTGTCACAATAAACCGTCGCGAACAATCTTTACAAAACTTTGCTGGAACAGCGCAAGCATTTAGTCAAGATGATTTAGCAAAAGCGGGAGTCGGGGCAGACTTTCAAAGTTTACAAGCGGTGGTTCCCGGTTTACAAATATCCTTTAATGAAGGCTTCCAAGAAATTTATATTCGTGGCATTGGCACTCAAGCAAATGGCCCGTCTTCAGACCAGCCAACTGCGGTTCACTATAATGGTGCCTACATCCCCAAAACTCGCGGTTTAGGTCCGGTGATGTTTGATCTGGAAAGAATTGAAGTGAATCAAGGACCGCAAGGAACTTTGCGTGGCCGTAATGCCACAGCAGGCTCAATTAATATTTTACCTAAGTTACCGGAGCTCGATAACCTTGGAGGAAAGTTTACTTTAGGTGTAGGTAATTACGACAGTCAAGAAATTGAAGCGGCTCTTAACATTCCATTAAACGATACTGTAGCAACACGATTTGCTTACTTTGCAAGAGAACACGATGACTACTATTCCAATGCAGGTTTGGGCGAAGGCCCTGATAATGTACAGGGAACTGGCTCAGAAGATGAAGAAGCTTTACGTTGGTCATTGCTTTGGGAAACAGAACTTTTTTCGGGTAATTTTGTTTATGATCATATGACGATGGGGGGCTCTGGCTTTCCAGGTCAGTTTGGTGGCCAACTCTTTAGCACAGGCCAAACTATTGATGACTTGGATGATCCATGGAATCAATTTTTTCAAACTCAAGGCCGTGTCGATAATGTTATCGACTCATTTGTGCTAACACTCAATTTTGATTTCGGCTTAGTCGGTGCCGAATTAATTGGTAGTTATCGTGAATTTGAAGGGTTAACAGTTAATCCAAGACGACCCTTCCAATATGGTTTTGCCACAGATCAAATTCAAAACGTTGATGATATTATTAATGTCGGTCGATGGGCTAACGATAATTACAATACCAACTGGATTTCTGACATCAACGAAACATCTACTGTTGAGTTACGGTTTTTCTCTAACGATGATGAGAGCGCTTTATACTGGACTGCCGGTATATTTATATCAGATGAGTCTGCAGATGAATTTAGATGGGATACTTCAGATAGAGCAACAGGCTTAACGAACTTAGGGGGACCGGATCTTACTAACGCCGATGCAGAATCATTTTCTGTTTATGCCGATGCGACTTACGAATTAACAGATACCTTTCGAGTTAAGGGTGGTGTACGTTATACCGATGAGGAAAAAACTTTTGATTGGTGGGAAGCACAAGTCAATATTGGTAACCTGGCCGATATTACTGACTTAGATGGCGACGGTAACATCAGCGAAGTCTACAATGATTTAGACTCGTCATTTTTACGTCTAAGTACACCAGGCTTTGACTTGGTTCGTGCAGGAGATCAAACGCTAAGCGATCCTCGCGCAGCAGGTTTAAATGCAAACGATTTTGTTAATTCCTTCGTAAGCCGCTTTGGAGGGCGCGATACCTGGGGAGATATTCTCGCTGCCCACGCGGCGGCTGGCACACCATTAGATGTTGCCAGCGGTGTTATATCCACAACTTTTACCTCACCTTCCGGTAGTGGGATTTTTAACGGCGTATACGAAGACGATTACATAAATTGGCGTCTTGGTTTTGAGTGGGACTCTGATCGCGCAGGTCTTGTCTATGGAACCGTTTCTACAGGGACAAGAGCCGGTGGCGTAAATACTCCAGTATTTAATGCAGCTGGAGAGCCATTGGCACAAACGTTTGATCCAGAAGAGCTCACCGCATTTGAATTAGGGTCAAAAAATACTTTTGATTTTAATAATATGTCGATGACACTTAATCTTGCCGCGTTCTATTACCAATATGACGATCAAGTATTTCAAGTTGGAGTCGCGGGTGATGGCGGATTTGATCCAAATGCAACGAATGTTGCGGCTAATCTTCAGCAAGTCAGTGTCAATGTAGGTAAGTCTGAAATTATAGGTCTAACAATTGATGGCTCATTGGATATGCCGGCAGGCTTTAACTTAGGCTGGAACATCCTATTAAACGAAGCGGAAATTAAAGAAGGCACAACGCTTGATGGACGTCAAACTACCCAGACAATAGATATTAATGGCGTACCAACGCAAGTTGGTGCACCTAATATCGATGTGTCGGGTAATCCTCTAATTAACGCTTCAGATGTAACGGCCGTTATTAATTTCGGTCAAGATATTAATGTAGGTTGGGGCAGCGTCGACTGGACACTTACCGCATCTTATCGCAGTAGTTTCCACGCGACTCCTTTTGCCAATCGTGGTTACAACAACTTAGGCGAAGAAATTCCACTTGAGCAAATGATCACTTGCTGTGGTTCTGCCAGCGCAGACGCTTTTGGCGATGGACGATTTTTCAATGATGAGGTGGATGCGACACTTATATGGAACGCAAGTGCAGGTACAAACTTTGGCGATAATGGTCAGTACAGACTTGAAGCATATGTACAAAATTTAACAGAAGAAGGATATGCTCAAAAACAAATCATTAATCATTTTGTAAACATCGCATTTATCAATACCCCACGAACTGCTGGTATTCGATTTAAAACTGAGTTTTAA
- a CDS encoding esterase-like activity of phytase family protein: MFIYSKTIISTAMLSAFVTLAGCDGDDGSAGVQGPAGMDGRQSLITQTPVNQGDSQCFQGGTRIDSGLDANNNSVLDADEINDTSHICAPTVLNERQNFNRVSSFLVCSQIDTDCDTDTETAAEIIAASSDGMSLIYTDSPENQLGFVNIRDISQPLAAGTLNLSGEPTSVAVKGAYALVGVNTSTDFINVSGQLDVVDITNQTIVRSLDLGGQPDSVAVSPDGQFAAVVIENERDEDLDDGAPPQLPAGSFVIVDTADANPANWSTRMVDLTGVADLYAADPEPEYVDINQNNVAVVTLQENNHIILVNLVNGEIVNNFPAGSADLVAVDLTEGSPLFIDQSENQDNVLREPDGVAWINNEYFATADEGDLNGGSRGFTIFNTQGDVVWTAAESIDHLTARLGHYPDKRSGNKGNEPENVEVGIYGNDRYLFVNSERSSLVLVYDVADPSKPRYKQVLPAAAAPEGGLAIPARNLLVVASEEDNRGDKLRSAINIYRYDHTPASYPTLYSTDREDGSPIPWGAMSGLAADPLVNNTLYSIEDSFFKSTRIFTIQTAKDEHAAARITRETRISDSNDVFATYPAANLVDASVNDDDASRVNVFDEADLQLMINEDKTVNIDAEGIAKAADGGFWIASEGSGTVNDSNRPINSLNFIFKTDANGVIENVISLPSGVNDMQLRFGFEGVAEYDNKLYVAFQRAWGSEANPRIGIYDLTNMTWSFVFYPLDAVESQNGGWVGLSDLTSIGSGEFLLIERDNQGGPDAAIKRLYSVDLSAAVANSTISKTLVRDLMADLRAPGGLIYEKVEGSAVTADGKVYIINDNDGVDDNSGETQLIDLGSLL, encoded by the coding sequence GTGTTTATTTACAGTAAAACAATAATATCTACAGCAATGTTATCTGCGTTTGTCACGCTTGCTGGCTGCGATGGGGACGATGGCAGTGCGGGGGTGCAAGGCCCAGCAGGTATGGATGGCCGACAAAGCTTAATCACGCAAACTCCTGTCAACCAAGGGGATTCCCAGTGCTTTCAAGGTGGAACTAGGATAGATTCGGGGCTAGATGCTAATAATAATAGCGTCTTAGATGCCGATGAAATTAACGATACTTCTCATATTTGTGCGCCAACGGTGCTTAATGAAAGGCAAAACTTTAACCGTGTTTCGTCTTTTTTAGTGTGCTCACAGATTGATACTGATTGCGATACCGACACTGAGACAGCCGCTGAAATTATTGCCGCTAGTAGCGATGGTATGAGTTTGATATATACCGATAGCCCGGAAAATCAGCTGGGTTTTGTCAATATTCGCGATATTTCTCAGCCTTTGGCTGCGGGAACTCTCAATTTATCCGGTGAACCTACATCTGTTGCCGTCAAAGGCGCTTACGCTTTGGTAGGAGTGAATACATCCACCGACTTTATCAATGTTTCGGGCCAACTTGATGTGGTTGATATTACTAATCAGACGATTGTGCGCAGTCTAGATTTAGGTGGCCAACCAGATTCGGTTGCCGTTAGTCCTGATGGCCAATTTGCGGCGGTTGTTATCGAAAATGAACGCGACGAAGATTTGGATGATGGCGCTCCCCCTCAGTTACCCGCTGGGAGTTTTGTCATTGTGGATACTGCCGATGCAAATCCAGCTAATTGGTCAACTCGTATGGTGGATTTAACCGGTGTGGCAGACTTATATGCTGCTGATCCAGAACCTGAATATGTTGATATTAATCAGAATAATGTTGCCGTTGTAACATTACAGGAAAACAACCACATCATTTTAGTAAACCTTGTTAACGGTGAAATCGTAAACAATTTTCCTGCAGGTTCAGCAGATTTAGTTGCTGTTGATTTGACAGAAGGCTCGCCTTTATTTATTGATCAATCAGAAAACCAAGATAATGTGTTACGTGAACCAGACGGTGTCGCGTGGATTAATAATGAATACTTTGCAACAGCTGATGAAGGAGATCTAAATGGAGGTAGCCGTGGTTTTACAATCTTTAATACTCAGGGTGATGTTGTGTGGACGGCCGCAGAGAGCATTGATCATTTAACGGCACGCCTAGGTCATTATCCTGATAAGCGTTCGGGAAATAAAGGTAACGAGCCTGAAAATGTTGAAGTAGGTATTTATGGCAACGATCGCTATCTATTTGTTAATTCAGAGCGCTCGAGTTTAGTCTTAGTCTATGACGTAGCTGATCCCTCAAAGCCACGATACAAACAAGTACTACCTGCTGCTGCTGCACCTGAAGGCGGGCTTGCAATCCCCGCGAGAAATTTACTGGTGGTTGCCAGCGAAGAAGATAACCGTGGCGATAAGCTGCGCTCTGCCATCAATATTTACCGCTACGATCATACACCAGCTTCTTATCCTACTTTGTACTCGACTGATAGAGAAGACGGCTCGCCCATTCCTTGGGGGGCAATGTCAGGGCTTGCTGCCGATCCGTTAGTTAATAATACCCTCTACAGTATTGAAGATAGTTTCTTCAAGTCCACGCGTATTTTTACTATTCAAACAGCAAAAGATGAGCATGCTGCAGCGCGTATTACCAGAGAAACTCGAATCAGTGATAGTAATGATGTATTCGCTACATATCCGGCAGCAAACTTAGTCGACGCTTCAGTGAATGATGACGATGCCAGTCGTGTTAATGTTTTTGATGAAGCTGATTTGCAACTGATGATTAATGAAGACAAAACAGTCAATATTGATGCGGAAGGTATTGCTAAAGCTGCGGATGGTGGTTTTTGGATTGCATCTGAAGGCAGTGGTACAGTCAATGACAGCAACCGTCCAATTAACTCGTTAAACTTTATCTTCAAAACTGATGCCAATGGTGTTATCGAGAATGTTATCTCTCTTCCAAGCGGTGTTAATGATATGCAGCTGCGTTTCGGTTTTGAAGGGGTTGCTGAGTACGATAACAAGTTATATGTGGCATTCCAGCGTGCCTGGGGAAGTGAGGCTAATCCACGCATTGGCATTTATGACTTAACAAATATGACCTGGAGTTTTGTGTTTTATCCTCTAGATGCAGTTGAATCACAGAATGGCGGTTGGGTTGGCTTATCTGATCTAACATCTATCGGTAGTGGGGAGTTTCTTCTTATCGAGCGCGATAATCAAGGTGGTCCAGATGCGGCAATTAAACGTCTTTACAGCGTTGATCTTTCTGCTGCAGTTGCAAACAGTACGATTAGCAAAACATTAGTGAGAGACCTAATGGCGGACCTGCGCGCACCGGGTGGTTTAATTTATGAAAAAGTGGAGGGTTCAGCAGTAACCGCCGATGGTAAGGTTTATATTATCAACGATAACGATGGTGTTGACGATAATAGCGGCGAAACTCAACTGATTGACTTAGGCTCACTATTATAA
- the egtB gene encoding ergothioneine biosynthesis protein EgtB, whose product MVVHDRLLDYYNQVRQQTVALTKGLSAEDLTVQSMPDASPGKWHLAHTSWFFETFILQKFMSQFQWFNQDYCYLFNSYYDTVGARHARPQRGLLTRPSLDEVLNYRQHVDAHMREVLTDRAEEVEALVTIGLHHEMQHQELFLTDVLHMLSHNPMHPAIISNNNEVLSQSASTMNMLSFDGGVIEVGALTEGDNTWQGFSYDCEQPRHKTLLQPFKLASRLVNNAEWIAFIEDGGYDDSLLWLSDGWARKNQEQWQAPLYWRKLESKWYQYGLNGLRELDSTAPVCHVSYYEAEAFARWQGKRLPREHEWELAAHNKKITGNFLEANRWRPQPSAPNSESFSDIYGDVWEWTQSAFSPYPGFDPKQGALGEYNGKFMSNQYVLKGGSCATPSWQMRASYRNFFYPHQRWQFTGVRLAEDI is encoded by the coding sequence ATGGTGGTTCATGATCGCTTGTTAGATTATTACAACCAGGTTCGTCAGCAGACAGTAGCCCTTACCAAAGGTCTTAGTGCAGAAGATTTAACTGTGCAATCGATGCCTGATGCAAGCCCTGGTAAATGGCATCTTGCCCATACCTCATGGTTTTTTGAGACCTTCATCCTACAAAAATTCATGTCGCAGTTTCAGTGGTTTAATCAAGACTACTGTTATTTGTTTAATTCTTATTACGATACTGTTGGTGCGCGTCATGCTAGGCCTCAACGGGGTTTACTCACACGCCCAAGCTTGGATGAGGTGCTTAATTATCGTCAGCATGTGGATGCTCATATGCGCGAAGTGCTCACTGATCGAGCAGAAGAGGTGGAGGCGTTAGTTACAATCGGCTTACATCACGAAATGCAGCATCAAGAATTATTCCTAACGGATGTGCTGCATATGCTCTCTCATAACCCAATGCATCCGGCCATTATTTCGAATAACAATGAAGTGCTTAGCCAAAGTGCTTCGACTATGAATATGTTGAGTTTTGATGGTGGTGTTATCGAAGTTGGTGCTCTCACAGAAGGGGATAACACTTGGCAAGGCTTTAGTTATGACTGTGAGCAGCCACGTCATAAGACGTTATTGCAGCCTTTTAAATTAGCTTCACGTTTAGTCAATAATGCCGAGTGGATAGCTTTTATTGAAGATGGCGGTTATGACGACTCTCTGTTGTGGCTATCAGATGGTTGGGCTCGTAAAAATCAAGAGCAATGGCAAGCCCCTTTGTACTGGCGCAAACTGGAGAGCAAGTGGTACCAATATGGTCTCAATGGTTTGCGAGAGCTTGATTCCACAGCACCTGTTTGTCATGTGAGCTATTACGAAGCTGAAGCCTTCGCTCGTTGGCAAGGTAAGCGTTTGCCTCGTGAACATGAATGGGAACTGGCTGCACACAATAAAAAAATTACTGGTAATTTCTTAGAAGCTAATCGGTGGCGCCCTCAGCCCTCAGCGCCTAATAGTGAAAGCTTTAGTGATATTTATGGCGATGTATGGGAATGGACGCAGAGTGCTTTTTCCCCATATCCTGGCTTCGATCCAAAGCAGGGTGCCCTTGGGGAATACAATGGCAAATTTATGTCAAATCAGTATGTCTTAAAAGGTGGTTCTTGTGCGACGCCAAGTTGGCAGATGCGCGCAAGTTACCGCAACTTCTTTTACCCACACCAGCGCTGGCAGTTTACAGGCGTGAGATTGGCGGAGGATATCTAA
- the egtD gene encoding L-histidine N(alpha)-methyltransferase: MPEAALRKAEYSVERDEFYKDVIDGLTKKTKTLHPKYFYDKKGSEYFDQICDLDEYYPYKTELALLPKIAADVAKLLEGEYALIEFGAGSLLKVKPLLQAVEGIKKFIPIDISGDHLRESCLDLSKEFSKLVVSPIEGDFCQPIEIGDVGGLEKIGFFPGSTIGNFKPDEAKAFLANARTTLGKNSYMIIGVDTKKSPEKLHRAYNDKDGVTAKFNLNILDRISSHFDSVVAKEKFEHYAYYNMYKGCIEMHLVCLEPHILYLDDTAVEFEKGESIHTESSFKYSPKEFTALAQSVGWQVEKLWLAQDDMFSTFLLKSNA, from the coding sequence ATGCCTGAAGCGGCTTTACGCAAAGCTGAATATTCGGTTGAGCGAGATGAATTCTACAAAGATGTAATCGATGGACTGACAAAAAAAACTAAGACCCTTCATCCAAAGTATTTCTATGATAAAAAAGGCTCAGAATACTTTGATCAAATATGCGACTTAGATGAGTATTATCCTTACAAAACAGAATTAGCTTTATTGCCAAAAATAGCTGCAGATGTAGCCAAGTTACTTGAAGGTGAATATGCACTAATAGAATTTGGTGCTGGTTCCTTATTGAAAGTTAAGCCTTTATTGCAAGCGGTAGAAGGAATTAAAAAATTTATTCCAATTGATATTTCAGGGGATCATTTGCGTGAGTCATGCCTCGATTTAAGCAAAGAATTTTCCAAGCTTGTTGTCTCGCCTATTGAAGGAGATTTTTGTCAACCTATTGAAATTGGTGATGTAGGCGGCTTGGAAAAAATAGGGTTTTTCCCTGGCTCAACTATTGGCAATTTTAAGCCTGACGAAGCTAAGGCCTTTCTTGCCAATGCGCGTACTACATTGGGTAAAAATAGTTACATGATTATAGGCGTGGATACTAAAAAGTCTCCCGAAAAATTACATCGGGCATATAACGATAAAGATGGGGTGACTGCTAAATTTAACCTTAACATTCTCGATCGTATCAGTAGCCATTTTGACAGTGTGGTAGCGAAAGAAAAGTTTGAGCACTACGCCTATTACAATATGTACAAAGGCTGTATTGAAATGCACTTAGTTTGTCTTGAACCTCATATATTGTATCTCGATGACACTGCGGTTGAATTTGAAAAAGGCGAAAGTATTCATACAGAAAGTTCTTTTAAATACTCCCCAAAAGAGTTTACAGCTCTGGCCCAAAGTGTTGGCTGGCAGGTCGAAAAGTTGTGGCTGGCACAAGATGATATGTTCAGCACTTTCTTATTAAAAAGTAATGCATGA